GGAGATCTACCATTTCTACAATTCTTAACGTATCGATCATTATCTTCTGGGCGTTCCTGTAAGCATAAACATATGCAGTAATTAGATGGCAATATGTGGTTGGGGCCCTGACATCCTTGCAAAAGGTCTCATGTTCGAAtcttggggtggccagggaagggttggaaatagccagggagtattcctgatggcgagtattcctgatgggctgcttacagtagagtatggggtcggattactcgcccttcccgggtaacccgaacaggaACAACTTTAGTTCTTTTAGTTTAGTAAATGGCAATATGTGCAAGCAGGGACAATTAAGGCTCAATTTACTTGTACATATAACAAATAGTAGTAGTATACGGGATTAAAAAATTACAAAAACGTATTGACTTGATCAGATTCATGACATACTGCAACATTTATGGGCAAGAGCGGTGCTATTCAAGAACACAACTTCACACGAAGGTCTAGAAATTTTTTCCAAATAACCATTTGTGATAATTGGAACATGATtacataaaatttaaaaattaaagcAGAAGACAGAGTAATAACCTTCACTGTAGAACTTGATAGCATGGACAGAATGCTAATGCAAATGGAACCAACAGTCATTGCTGGTGACCAGGAGTCATACAAAATATCTACAAAAAAAGAATCAATCAATTGAAACCTTGCACAATATTAGAAACAAAAGCTTATGAAATTCAAACAAGTGATCCAAAGTTGCAACAGATTGGTGTAAAATACCTAAACATATGTGGCCGTTGCTATAAATATGAGGATGAAGTGGAGCAGGATTCAAAAATATCACCTGTATAAATCATTTCATCAAACAATATTATAATAAGAATCAAACTTGCATAACCACCACAGAATTCAAATTCAATATTTTAAACAACCTGAGGTGCTTCCATAGGATAATTCTCAGGGAAATCAACTTGAAGTTGATACTTTTCATTAGCATAAATAGTCCCTGGAGCTCCATTCACTTCAATTACCCATCTTTACATACATAACAAATACAAAAACACATCATAATTCACAAAACAGAGAATTAATAAAAATTATGAAACCCTAGATTGGAAAAACCATTGATTGAGGTAATTATTGATCAcataagtatgaattatgaattgaGATTTAAATAAAAAAGGTGAAATTAAGAAACCGTTGAAGATTATCGGTGACTTTGTGAGTGAATCCAGAAGGAGGATTGATCTGCCACTCAGTAAGCTCTTTCTGAAGTCTATTGGTTGCGATTTTGCTTAAAACCTAatcaattgaaattgaaattgaaattgaaaatatacataaataaaataaataagtaattgAATTCAAATCGAATGAAATTGAGAGTTGAATACGTAGAAGATGTATGTATAGGTATAAGTAAAAGTATACGTATAGGTATAGATACAGATGTAGAGATGTATATACGTACAGATACCTTTCGAGAAGAGACGGAGGAACCGGTCATAGCGGCGGAAAACGACGGAGGTGGATATGGGGAGGAGTGGCGTAGGTGGGAATGTG
This genomic window from Rutidosis leptorrhynchoides isolate AG116_Rl617_1_P2 chromosome 2, CSIRO_AGI_Rlap_v1, whole genome shotgun sequence contains:
- the LOC139892200 gene encoding probable ubiquitin-conjugating enzyme E2 16 isoform X2, with translation MTGSSVSSRKVLSKIATNRLQKELTEWQINPPSGFTHKVTDNLQRWVIEVNGAPGTIYANEKYQLQVDFPENYPMEAPQVIFLNPAPLHPHIYSNGHICLDILYDSWSPAMTVGSICISILSMLSSSTVKERPEDNDRYVKNCRNGRSPKETRWWFHDDKV
- the LOC139892200 gene encoding probable ubiquitin-conjugating enzyme E2 16 isoform X1: MTGSSVSSRKVSVLSKIATNRLQKELTEWQINPPSGFTHKVTDNLQRWVIEVNGAPGTIYANEKYQLQVDFPENYPMEAPQVIFLNPAPLHPHIYSNGHICLDILYDSWSPAMTVGSICISILSMLSSSTVKERPEDNDRYVKNCRNGRSPKETRWWFHDDKV